From the Entomomonas sp. E2T0 genome, one window contains:
- a CDS encoding HlyD family secretion protein, translated as MKTEMKKPTLIIIIIAVVLIIGYLVWSQLKTKDFGEGFVNGNGRIEATEINVSTKLAARIEKILVKEGDFVEKSQPLVIMQTDVLEQQLNEARAQLQQAISNEVNAKAQLALKMSDKAATEAVVLQRKSDLDLANRRLKRSAPLHRSGAVSAQIYDDDLASVNSAKAALTAAEAQVAVAEAAIQAAEANVTSASYATKASQATIDRIQADINDSTLIATAHGRVQYKISQVGEVLGAGGKVLNVVDLNDVYLTFFLPETVAGKVRLGDEVRMVLDVFPDMAIPAYVSYVASVAQFTPKTVETQSERQKLMFRVKAQIKPELLNCYLEQIKTGVPGVAWLKLDKQAAWPAELSNLVPMCKKD; from the coding sequence ATGAAAACTGAAATGAAAAAACCAACATTAATAATCATAATTATTGCAGTAGTTTTAATCATAGGTTATCTAGTGTGGTCACAGCTAAAAACTAAAGACTTTGGTGAAGGTTTTGTCAATGGTAATGGTCGCATAGAAGCTACAGAAATTAATGTATCAACCAAACTTGCAGCACGCATCGAAAAAATACTGGTTAAAGAAGGCGATTTTGTTGAAAAGAGTCAACCTCTAGTTATTATGCAAACTGATGTGCTTGAGCAACAACTTAATGAAGCTAGGGCGCAATTACAACAAGCAATTAGTAATGAAGTAAATGCTAAAGCACAACTTGCCTTAAAAATGAGTGATAAAGCTGCTACCGAAGCTGTTGTTCTACAACGTAAAAGTGATCTTGATTTAGCTAATAGACGACTAAAACGATCTGCACCTTTGCATCGTAGTGGTGCTGTATCAGCCCAAATATATGATGATGACCTAGCCTCTGTTAATAGTGCAAAAGCTGCATTAACTGCCGCAGAAGCACAAGTGGCCGTAGCAGAAGCGGCTATTCAAGCTGCGGAGGCCAATGTTACTAGCGCCAGCTATGCAACAAAAGCCTCCCAAGCCACCATTGATCGTATTCAAGCAGATATTAATGACAGTACTTTAATCGCTACAGCACATGGTCGTGTGCAATATAAAATATCTCAAGTAGGCGAAGTTTTAGGCGCTGGTGGTAAAGTGCTCAATGTAGTAGATTTAAATGATGTTTACCTTACTTTCTTTTTACCAGAAACAGTAGCAGGTAAAGTTAGATTAGGTGATGAAGTTAGAATGGTGTTAGACGTATTTCCAGATATGGCAATACCTGCTTATGTTTCCTATGTAGCAAGTGTGGCTCAATTTACACCTAAAACTGTGGAAACACAGAGTGAACGTCAAAAACTAATGTTTCGCGTTAAAGCCCAAATTAAACCAGAACTTTTAAACTGTTATTTAGAACAAATTAAAACAGGAGTACCAGGAGTCGCTTGGTTAAAATTAGATAAACAAGCCGCATGGCCTGCTGAATTATCTAATTTAGTACCTATGTGTAAAAAAGATTAG
- a CDS encoding GNAT family N-acetyltransferase, giving the protein MLTIKTAEATDIPNIAKLLQKYEQDNNGGLFGNFPLKKVTAMVEEALTVIIACHDSKVIGVVFASLPQKDLPPILQAMLAVHPITANNYLYGPICIDEEFRGQGITQLMYQKLQQLLPNFRPLLFIAEDNLDSIRAHHKLGLTEKAKFTFNGQHFLIFSD; this is encoded by the coding sequence ATGTTAACCATTAAAACGGCTGAAGCCACTGACATTCCAAATATAGCCAAGCTACTACAAAAATATGAGCAGGATAACAATGGCGGACTATTTGGTAATTTCCCATTAAAGAAAGTAACGGCTATGGTTGAAGAAGCACTTACTGTCATTATTGCTTGCCATGATTCTAAGGTTATAGGGGTAGTATTTGCCTCCCTTCCGCAAAAAGACTTACCGCCTATTCTTCAAGCAATGTTGGCTGTTCACCCTATTACAGCCAACAATTACCTTTATGGCCCTATTTGTATTGATGAAGAATTTCGTGGTCAAGGCATTACCCAATTAATGTATCAAAAGTTACAACAATTATTACCTAATTTTCGGCCACTACTTTTTATAGCAGAAGATAATTTAGATTCCATTCGTGCTCATCACAAATTAGGGCTCACTGAAAAAGCTAAATTTACCTTTAATGGTCAACATTTCTTAATATTTAGTGATTAA
- a CDS encoding class I SAM-dependent methyltransferase, which translates to MKQNKYDDPSFFEQYSQMARSIDGLAGAGEWYIFKQIFPNLQNKSVLDLGCGFGWHCQYAAEQGAKLVIGTDISAKMLAEANKKNAYPNVSYQQTAIEDIHFAKDSFDVVISSLAFHYIQSFAEICDKVRNCLTKGGDFIFSVEHPVFTAQGKQEWIYDQQQKPLYWPVDNYFAEGIRQANFLGEQVTKYHKTLTTYINTLLENGFQLTKLVEPQPDPRLLEKYPEYSDELRRPMFLLIAAKKI; encoded by the coding sequence ATGAAGCAAAACAAATATGATGATCCATCATTTTTTGAGCAATATAGTCAAATGGCTCGCTCTATTGATGGTTTAGCAGGCGCTGGGGAATGGTATATTTTTAAACAAATATTCCCTAACCTACAAAATAAAAGCGTATTAGATTTAGGCTGTGGTTTCGGCTGGCATTGTCAATATGCAGCAGAACAAGGTGCTAAATTAGTGATAGGTACAGATATTTCAGCAAAAATGTTAGCAGAAGCTAACAAGAAGAATGCTTATCCTAATGTAAGTTATCAACAAACTGCCATTGAAGATATTCATTTTGCTAAAGATAGTTTTGATGTCGTTATCAGTTCACTGGCTTTCCACTATATTCAATCTTTTGCTGAAATTTGCGATAAGGTTAGAAACTGTTTAACCAAGGGTGGTGATTTTATTTTTTCAGTTGAACATCCTGTGTTTACTGCTCAAGGCAAACAAGAGTGGATTTATGATCAACAACAAAAGCCCCTTTATTGGCCTGTAGATAACTACTTTGCAGAAGGTATTCGGCAAGCTAACTTTCTTGGTGAACAAGTAACCAAATACCATAAAACCTTAACCACCTATATTAATACCTTATTAGAAAACGGCTTTCAATTAACCAAATTAGTTGAGCCTCAGCCTGATCCAAGATTATTAGAGAAATACCCTGAATACAGTGATGAATTACGTAGACCTATGTTTTTATTAATTGCTGCTAAAAAAATCTAA
- a CDS encoding 4Fe-4S binding protein: protein MSSLPVTPLSKLGDLMRRYGGVIRGIQWFIILFYLVLLIIPAFLSLPPDKARALNNISLFAQFVFWGIWWPFVLVSMVLFGRAWCGIFCPEGALAEWASKHGKNKGVPNWLKWNGWPAIAFALTTLYGQMISVYDYAKPALLILGGSTVAAVGIGLLYGRNKRVWCRYLCPVSGVFSLLARLAPVHFKVDEKRWQENPEPHLPVPNCAPLIDIRRMHGASACHACGRCSGQRDAVRLSVRSVNEEVVDYGQEEANPWLIRLLLFGILGLAIGAFTWTVSPWFIYAKQTIAEWLVMHDIFWPLNQNTPWWLFTHYPENNDAFNWVDGFCVVAYIVGHGIVLGTAFSLIMHLASKIANKGKTFYTHICLALIPIGGVGLFLGLTATTVKLVRQNGFAITWVQDVRLLLLVGALVWSLVLAWKVLNKQQVFGLKRLAVLICFSSICAFVLYNWYLMFWGWSDARLIKSSTIQLATQIAIFIILFIVIKFVIARLLTKNHSSKQTSLH, encoded by the coding sequence ATGAGTAGTTTACCTGTTACACCCCTTTCAAAACTTGGTGACCTAATGCGCCGTTATGGAGGGGTTATTCGTGGTATTCAATGGTTTATTATTCTCTTCTATTTAGTGCTATTAATTATCCCTGCTTTTCTGTCACTACCACCTGATAAAGCAAGGGCATTGAATAATATCTCGTTATTTGCTCAGTTTGTATTCTGGGGAATTTGGTGGCCCTTTGTACTGGTTTCTATGGTACTGTTTGGAAGAGCATGGTGCGGTATTTTTTGTCCAGAAGGTGCATTAGCTGAATGGGCTAGTAAACACGGTAAAAATAAGGGTGTTCCTAATTGGCTTAAATGGAATGGCTGGCCTGCTATCGCTTTTGCTTTAACCACCCTCTATGGCCAAATGATTAGTGTTTATGACTATGCTAAACCTGCGTTACTTATTTTAGGTGGCTCTACTGTAGCTGCAGTTGGTATAGGTCTTTTATATGGCCGTAATAAACGTGTGTGGTGTAGATACCTTTGCCCTGTTAGTGGGGTGTTTTCTTTATTAGCCAGATTAGCACCTGTTCACTTTAAAGTAGATGAAAAACGTTGGCAAGAAAACCCAGAGCCTCATCTACCTGTACCTAACTGTGCACCTTTAATAGATATTCGTAGAATGCATGGTGCTTCTGCTTGCCATGCTTGTGGTCGTTGTAGTGGACAACGAGATGCAGTAAGGCTATCAGTACGCTCCGTCAACGAAGAAGTAGTAGATTATGGACAAGAAGAAGCAAACCCTTGGTTAATTCGTTTATTACTGTTCGGAATTCTTGGTTTAGCCATTGGAGCTTTTACTTGGACAGTAAGTCCTTGGTTTATTTATGCTAAACAAACTATTGCTGAATGGTTAGTCATGCATGACATCTTCTGGCCACTTAATCAAAATACACCTTGGTGGCTATTTACTCATTACCCAGAAAATAATGATGCTTTCAATTGGGTTGATGGTTTTTGTGTAGTTGCTTATATTGTTGGTCATGGCATTGTACTGGGTACAGCATTTAGTTTAATTATGCACCTTGCTAGCAAAATTGCTAATAAAGGAAAAACCTTCTATACCCATATTTGTTTAGCATTAATCCCTATTGGTGGTGTTGGCCTTTTTCTTGGTTTAACCGCAACCACCGTTAAATTAGTTAGACAAAATGGTTTTGCTATTACATGGGTACAAGATGTACGTTTACTATTATTAGTTGGTGCCTTAGTTTGGAGTTTAGTATTAGCTTGGAAAGTACTGAATAAACAACAAGTTTTTGGCTTAAAACGTTTAGCTGTATTAATATGTTTTAGTAGTATTTGTGCTTTTGTGCTTTATAACTGGTATTTGATGTTCTGGGGTTGGAGTGACGCACGCCTCATTAAATCATCCACTATTCAATTAGCCACACAAATTGCCATATTTATTATTTTATTTATTGTAATAAAATTCGTTATAGCAAGATTATTAACTAAAAATCATTCTTCAAAACAAACCTCCTTACACTAA